Genomic window (Pyrus communis chromosome 13, drPyrComm1.1, whole genome shotgun sequence):
aaacaatctgattgtagtactaaggaCAATGCATTGCCCATTTCATTTACTTGGAACATTCATTTTACCCAAGCATAATACCTAAGTATTTGCTAATGCCATTGCCTTTGAATTGTAGGAAGCCATAACTCCTATACATCACTTATCAAAAGGACATGCAAATGGAAAGTTACGAAAACTATTATAgttgtcacgccccgatcccgacatacgtccaggatcgacGCATGTCATCATCAAATAaccgtatatctaacatactcGCCTCCAGGATATGTACCAAGCACATCCCATGCCTCGAATTGCGTAGTAATTTTTCGTACATTTTAtgactgcatctaacctcccgtaagattgcctacgtaccctcaatagggatcaagtcattcgtagttcgtcattTCACTACACTTGAGCATCCATCACATAAATCGCTATGTCTCAAACAATATATCACAATGCATACCATGCAATATGTCAAAGAACCAATGATGAAGCACAATATTCTTCTCAagccacattgatcaactaaaataataataataataataacatccATATCCAAAGTCATTCCGCAACcccgtcaattaatcaattcatgaataaaaaatgcatgatcttagcatttatttatgttaatcaaTCAATGCGATAACttatcatttcacgaatttaattaagGAACTCTATATAATTCCCTACTTGGATTACCTACTTGGATTATGAGTAATAAACATGGAAATTCTAATTTACATTCACAACATCTATTAGGGGGAATTCCCATTCACTAACAAATCTATCATGGAAATCATGAGTGTTGCCCTTACACAACGACATGAGTTCAAACCCTGTCGactctaatctaacaaatctatcatttgaacaaaaaaaaaaaaaatatatatatatatatatataattccaaaacatttgtttgacaaaaaagaaattataaaataccagaacatattgaaaacattggAACAAtgtataatgagtgttcatccaagtatctAACAAGTCTTTTATAAGTTATAGAAAAATGTATCTGTAATACGTCTAAGTGAGAGTCGTGACCTAAGCAATTTAGGCGGATACCTAGGCAGGTCTGGACaccctttcttatttttttaaacatctAAGAATTAATTGTGGTAATGGCCAaccgcctagcacctaggcaaCCCTAAGCcaggatttttagaacaataatCTTAATAGTGTTGTTTGCACGCCTGTTCTCGTGGACCTCGTGGTCTAAAGAAATAATAGTCTCTCATTGTTCGATCTCAATCAAATAGTAAGTGATCATTTTTGTGTTATACTTTCTCTTCTTGTTGTATTAAGATCAAACAGTTAGTGATTCAGCGTgaatttaaatgattttatggTGAGATGTTTTTTAAATCATTTGTACATCTCTTTTCTTTCAAAGCCATATAGATCCAAATGATACTGAAATGTGGACTCAAGGAGAACCGAAAACAGTGTTTCTATCTTTCTAGATTTGTGGTGCATCATTTTTGAAAACCACGTATATATAAACTCTCATCTGTTGCAACAACTGTGGACACGTACAATATATTTGATCGGCTGCAAGAATCAAGGTCGATCAACAGATCAAATTCCAAAGGCCACCACCAAAGTGCCTGGCAAATCACTAATAAATTAGGAGATAGATTGTTTTTGGATTCTCTTTCTCATCGCataatgtatgagaaataaataCGAATGATTGATTTTTAGATTTCCATAAAAAGAATCTGAAAATGATCCTTGTTCATAAATCAGATTATTCATGGcctatattattaattaatttattttataaaaggaaaaagataaaaacaGAGTATTgtctttactaattaataaaatactcattgtcaaatcctatgaaattatcattttaaccctttaattaaaacagaacatgaataagaaatatagaacaaaaatgtaatttcacacaatcaaatttttctgatttttttcaaaacctcacctacatgtaatctgaacatatctctaatttaaaaaaaatttaaatttaaatttaaaaaaaaaaattctcattccCACATTCTTTatcattcttttcctttttctttctatttcaaaaacaaaaaaaaaaaatttcctcaaACAGTGTATGTCTGTACGCtagttatttattaatttaagaTCTCACTGTTCACTTCACGCAAATGGAGGTTGCTCAGCAGAGAGAATCAAATCGGAtaatcaatctctctctctctccatcattcctccacagtGAAAAGTGGGCCCCACTTTGATAATCCAAAATATGTCGTGTCCGTAcgaaatttatatatatttggggGAAGTGACCCttcaaactaaattttcttgAAAAGGTATCTTTTCAGGATTCTTTTTATCAAATTcatccaattaattaatttaattttttaaaatttaatttaacaattacAAGTAGAGGgtgattttaaaaattataataactttagtcatttaattaaattttaaaatttcaaattaaataattttaagtgaatttgatgaaatgaaTCCGGAGGAACCCTTTCCAATTTTCTTCGCCAATTTTGATGTCGTCGGTGTTGGACTCTGCGCTTCGGAGTGAACGTCATCGACACAtccaaaagaaaatcaaacttaaagttgaaaaaaaaaaaaatttaagttggggCCTTTCAAAAATGTAATTTAAGATATTGGTCAAAATTGGATAAAGAGGTGGAAGCTTTTGAGTGGGAGATCGGAGGCCTTCAGATTTAGCAGACTGAAATTATGATGATGaacaatttgaattgattcatCCTTCATGACTTTACAATAAGATCAATTCCAGAGGTATCCTAATCATGTGGATACAACTTTCTTTCTTGTCTTTTACTTCTCTTGAGAATAAGGATCTCATGGGATTTGGGATTTTTCATTTTCAGTGATTGGTTGATCGATCGACACAATGTAAACTAGTCAAGTGGTTTATGTTTATCTGACTATTTGCCTAACCtcataaaaatgataaaatttgcAGTTTTTAGTATTGTTGGATTTACTTACAATATTCAATTCAATTGCTGGATTTATCTCgcatttgataattttttgtaatatgATTACACCATAGTCGTCTCGTAAATTTTAATAGAGTAAATTTAAGCATTGATCCTTGAACAATGATCAAATTGTAGGTTTATTTGcgcaattaaaaattcattaaaattaaaataaaattgacgTAATGTGAAGTATGGGTCATTTTTATTAATCTCCTTGAGAATTTCCAACTTCACATGAAATGAACGTGACCCCCTTTCAAGTAGTAAATCGAAGAGTTGTGCGTATGTCTCTTTTAATCCCATGTGTCATGTGCTGAATTTTAATGTAAGTCCTCACGTCTTTTGCCTCCGATGACCGATATTTCACATTTTGTCAAGTTCAAGTactaattttaataaatttttagttcaGAAATTAAAACTACAATTAACTCATAATTTAAAAACCAGTACTCCAGTTTACTGTATTAGTTAATAGCCCACTTTCCAAGTGTATATCCTTTGCAAGCACCAATGAACTTGGGAGCTGTTTGAGTCCAAGTAAACTATGCCTTATTTTCTGACCAAGTATTTTTATGCACTACCACCATACCAAACTCATTTTTCACATAGTGCAGCATTAGTGGTAAAAGTTGAATCGAGATCTTATTCAATCTCGGAGTCGacgaaacaagaaatcataatcaCTTATTTTAAATCTTACAGTCCTCTTAGCCTATTTTTTGGCCCACCTCATATAAACAAAGAGtctaaatctctctctccctcgctTTATGGTTCAAATTTTTCAATCCGTAGATTTCGTACTGGGAGATCCAAAAAAGGGAAAAGTTCAAACTTTCAATAAttaaaaaggagaaaatatatgactaaaaaataaacaacatACAATGGGATCCTCCTCGAAAAACCAGGTGcttaattcaatattttaatGGATGAATATCTTATTTATTGGCAAATTTATGAATTTGGATTCCGGATTCTAATTGTGGGGATTTTAACGATCCTCacattttaatcattcactGTACATAATgaggtcataaattatttaactttttttatttaaaattaaacacaaatagtacctgacgaaaactgaacatacgatgtatgataaacaaCTATGATGTGAAAATTCATAGAATGCCTATTAGGCAAATCCGGAAAGGATCCTCTTCCTAAATTTACGAAGAACTGCAGAGCCATATCCATCTAATCCAATATTTCCAAGACCTTCCAtgctaattttaattaattggcCATATGTAGGAGACCATGGTTAGATCACAGCTAACCCAAATCTGTCATTTAACTATGAATCATCTCCCCAAGATGTTGAGTAGATATGACATGGCTCATAAATCAGTCAAATGCCCCTCCAACCCCAACCAAAAGATATAGAAAGATGCTATACAGTTCAACTTTTTTATTCCTAACACATTTTTCAACTCTTCCACGTGATAAAACTTCGTTAGAACAGTTTGATCATAATCCAAATCAAGTAATTTCGTAAAAAATTAGATCCGTAGTTTAGAAATTTTACTTATCTAAAATCCTCTCTATTCATCTTAAACATTGTATTtccaatatttaataaaaaaattatggaaaaaTATGGAACAAATATACTATTGAAAGATTTGTCATGGTTCAACTGATTTTTCTATATACattcgatattatctacactaaggataAAGAGAGTATGTTAAACCTCGCAATGGGTTAGCCATAATATTTTAGTTCAGATTCATCTTTGACGAGACTTAAAGATAAAACCTTTTACCTATAAGTGAAATTAAATACTACTAAACGATGCTACGAATTATTGTGGACTAAccagttttgaattttcaaagTTACAAAACAAGGACTTGAAGTCAAATTCAAATAATCACAATGTTTATTGTCTGTTGTCACTAGGCATGGATGGGTCATGGGTCCATGGGTGTTCATCCATATGATCCACATTTTAGCTAGGTTTTGACCATTGGATTCAGCACAATGGATTGGAACAGAAATCATTAAATCTGAAATCGAGAAACTGCATTAGTTGGAGCTGCATGCAACCAAGTCAAAAAGACACCACCTTTCTACTGTAACCCCACAAATCTCAATATAGATTTTACAAATCAAAGCGAACCTTATACATTTTCTGTGACGGTGACCATTTTCACAAGTAATTTACGATATTTCATTTCATTGGTTACTTACGTTTATATGCTGATTTTAAGTTAGATTAGTTGGTTTTGTATATAAGTCAGGATTCTACATCGATAGGATAAGATAAAATCTTAGGTCTGATACTCGAATCAACATTTGTGAGGTCATACGCACAAATTCAAGCCTAGTGTAAAGGTTACATGTTATTGCACTCACGTGAGTAGTGTCATGTTGAGATTAGAGTacttacactatttctttacaAACAGTAACACCAAAAAAATTGCGCACTACAATAAGTAAGAGTTAAACTTTAttctttatatttgtttttactttttcataAATGATATAATAATTCATTTAAATTACACATGTAGAGATTCAAAGTTGAGTGAAGAAAGTGGAGCACCAACTTAAGCAAACCCGGATTTGGACACTCTATTAGTAATTTTACTAACACAATTACCTAAATTCATGACACTTCAACCATGATGTACAAAATATAGTATATACCAGTTGGTCAGGTCAATATGCTTATTATTTTTTGCactaaaattcaaatccaatctCCTATAAGTAGCATTGGTTTGGATTCGTCCTTGTTAGAAAAATAGATCACCACCTTTACTCTTGTTATAATACTTTGATTAATAACAACACACAGTTACATTACAAAATTTCGCTTGTTAAACTCGAGTAAATATACCAATGAAATAGTATTGATTTACATATAAACTTGGTAGAAAAATAGATTACTATTTTTATTCGTATTATAACATATCAATTAATAACAACGCATATTAGTAACACTCAGAAAACTTCACCTATTAAACTCGAGTAAATACATACCAACACAAGGATTGACAGGACAATAGACAAGTAATCCTCTCAGCTAGATttgcaaagagaaaagaaaatctCAGAGATATATCGGATCCTCAGAATCTCAGCTTTAGCCTTTTGCCCATTTAAAGCAACACCCACCCACCTCTTTCTATTTCCCATTTCGTACGCCTCTCCCCACTATAATATATCACTCACCTTCCTCTTAACGCCACAACAAACTCTTCAAacactttattcttcttctcctctGGTTCCTTTTACGCTTTCCACGCTGAGCCTTTTCACCTGACGCCCTCTTAAGCTCAATGGCGACGGCAGGCGAGATTCTCAGGCGGAATCTGACCGAAAGTTTTGATCTTTCCGGTGATTCGCAGATGGGTTCCGGCGAGCTGCATGTTCTTGCTGTGGATGACAGCCACGTGGACCGGAAGGTCATTGAACGCCTGCTAAAGATATCATCCTGCAAAGGTACGCATACACCCCggattggttttttattttttctgagaAATGTTGTTTTTTGATTGGTTGGTTTATGAAcgatttgaattttcttttgcaGTGACGGCCGTTGACAGTGGGACGAGAGCTCTGGAGTATCTGGGCTTGGATGGAGAGAAGAGCTCGGTTGGATTTGATGTAAGAAAACTTCTGCCTTGAATCagtttggtttccgagaaaatgaaggaaaaatatGACATTTTCTCAGCTGCCAAACGGAAAATGAAACGTCTTGTTTTGGTTTTATGGCGGTTTTCTTACGTttatgtacctttttttttttgtggttgcagaacatgaaggtgaatttgatCATAACGGACTACTCAATGCCAGGGATGACAGGATATGAACTGCTAAAGAAAATCAAGGTTAGCCCTTTAATCTTGTTTTAATCATGATTAAGGAGTAAAATAGAATATTTACAATTGGATTCTGAGTTTATCATGGCTGTTACTTGGAGATTAATTTTTTGATCTGCATATGAACAGGAATCATCGGCTTTTCGAGAAGTTCCGGTGGTGATCATGTCATCGGAAAACATCCTTACTCGTATTGATAGGTATGTCTGTTTTATGTTTTACTGTTActtgatttgttttttaatcATAAGCCAGAAAGATTATAATTGTTAATTAGCTATATAATCCTAtgaaatttggtaattaaaacaattataCATAACGATCGAGCAATCACACAAAGATTATAATTGTGAGTAATTCATATAATCTGTCGTTTTTGCATGATTATCTATTAATTTACGATTTCGATTTACGATATTGGATTTAGGGGATTCTTATTGATCTAAATCAACATTTAATTAGTTTGCCggatcattttgtttttatctttttgtctGATCAGTGTGTATTATTCTGTATTCTGATCTTCATGATCTGCAGacctaaaatttctttaaaaatggaccaaaattttaaattataggAAAATATTGGTGTTTTTTcgaaattatgaaaaatatgtTAGGCACCAGTTTTAGTGGTGAATCTTTTGGGGATCAACCAAATCTTATAAAATAATGACCTAACATGGTTGgttcaattatattaaaaataacaattattattatgttTTCCAGGTATTAATCATTTAATAAATTCCCCCATGTTTATGGCCCCCATTTCATTGCCCCTTCATGGAGTCTAACGGGCAAAATCTGCCGCGTACAGTTTTCATGGGCATGATGTCTTATTCTATAAGATAGTGTTAGCTTAAGGTCCATCATACGCCGaatgtgttttaacttttttacgTGACATTGTATCATGGTTTTTGGACGCCACAGTCCTATAGGTGCCGGAAAGTCTCTCACTAAACTAAGTTTCGAGACGATCATGAGTTATCATCTTTCTTTTTGGTGCTTAATGTCTGTTACCTATGTTCTTTGACTGATCAATCTCTTACAAATTTGTTTTACAGATGTTTAGAGGAAGGAGCTGAGGAATATATAGTGAAGCCGGTGAAGCTTTCCGACGTGAACCGTTTAAAAAACTTCATGCTGGcaggagaaagaaaagaaaccgaAGAGAAAAAGATTCACAAAAGAACATTTTCAGTTGACTACAATGCATCATCATCTCCCTCCTCTTTACCACAACTTTCGCAACCGTTCGCTTGCAATCTAGCATCGTCTCAGCTACCACCTTTGTCACCATCATCGTCATTGCCACGATGTTCGTCAAAGAGACCGAGATTGCACACGATGGATTGATCGTTATGTCAGCCATTAGGGTTATTGTAATTCCACATTTTGACACACAGCGCCCCCCATTTTGCAGAACAGAGAAATTCCTGTTGCCAATGTGCGTGAATTTTCTTCCACTGCCATATGTAAATTCC
Coding sequences:
- the LOC137712871 gene encoding two-component response regulator ARR5-like, whose amino-acid sequence is MATAGEILRRNLTESFDLSGDSQMGSGELHVLAVDDSHVDRKVIERLLKISSCKVTAVDSGTRALEYLGLDGEKSSVGFDNMKVNLIITDYSMPGMTGYELLKKIKESSAFREVPVVIMSSENILTRIDRCLEEGAEEYIVKPVKLSDVNRLKNFMLAGERKETEEKKIHKRTFSVDYNASSSPSSLPQLSQPFACNLASSQLPPLSPSSSLPRCSSKRPRLHTMD